TTAAGCAGGATGCGATCCCTGGTTTTATTCGAGATGGCTGGTTTACAGCTGATAATCCCGGTATTTACCGTGGGCAGTGTGCTGAATTGTGTGGTAAGGATCATGGATTCATGCCGATCGTGGTAGAGGTTATGGAGGCCGAAGACTATGCTCAATGGGTAGGTGAACAATTGAAAAAATCAGCTGCAGTGGATGATGAATCAATTGCGACTGAAGCCAATAAAGTTTAAGCCTTGTCAGGCGTTAGATTTTTCTCTGCGCATAGCGTGCAGCATGGAATAAGCGCCTTGCTTTCAAGCGTTAACGAATTCGGAAATAAGTAATAAGGAGATTAATATGGCAGCAGTACATGGTGACGTACATGGTCACGGACATGATGACCATCATCCTGGTGGCATAATGCGCTGGGTAACAACAACCAACCATAAAGACATCGGCACGATGTATCTGTGGTTTAGTTTTACTATGTTTTTGATTGGTGGGTTTTTAGCAATGGGTATTCGGGCTGAATTGTTTCAGCCTGGAATACAGATACTGGAGCCGGAGTTATTTAATCAGTTTACAACATTGCATGGATTGATAATGGTATTTGGTGCCATTATGCCGGCCTTTGTTGGTTTTGCGAACTGGCAAGTGCCTCTGATGATTGGTGCACCGGATATGGCCTTTGCCCGGATGAACAACTGGAGCTTCTGGCTATTACCAGTAGCCGCTTCTTTGTTGCTGACTTCATTCCTGGTGCCTGGCGGTGCTGCGGCAGGTGGTTGGACATTTTATCCGCCTCTGTCTGCTCAAGGTGGTCTTGGTGTTGATATGATGATTTTTGCAATTCATATTTTGGGGGCTTCCTCAATTATGGGTTCCATTAATATTATTACGACCATATTGAATATGCGTGCACCGGGCATGACATTAATGAAAATGCCGATGTTCGTTTGGACATGGTTAATTACTGCGTACCTGCTGGTTCTGGTTATGCCGGTTTTGGCTGGAGCGGTAACAATGTTGTTGACCGATCGTCATTTCGGTACCAGCTTTTTTAATGCTGCCGGTGGTGGAGATCCTGTTTTATTTCAGCATGTCTTCTGGTTTTTTGGTCATCCAGAGGTCTATATTATGATTTTGCCTGCATTTGGTATTGTCTCCGAGATTATTCCAACATTTTCTCGCAAGCCATTGTTTGGCTATTCTTCAATGGTATACGCGACGGCATCAATTGCAATATTGTCTTGCTTTGTTTGGGCGCATCACATGTTTACGGCAGGTATGCCAGCAGTAGGGCAGTTATTCTTTATGTACGCGACAATGTTGATCGCTGTACCTACAGGTGTGAAAGTGTTTAACTGGACGGCTACCATGTGGCGCGGTTCTATGACATTTGAAACTCCGATGCTGTTTTCCATAGGATTTGTATTTTTATTCGTGATTGGTGGATTCAGTGGCGTGATTTGCGCGATCGTTCCTATAGATATTCAGGTTCAGGATACTTATTATGTAATTGCACATTTTCATTATGTATTGGTGTCTGGTGCATTGTTTGCATTGTTTGCCGGTGCTTATTACTGGATACCTAAATGGACTGGACATATGTATGATGAAACATTGGGTAAATGGCACTTCTGGTTATCCATGTTCTTCTTTAACTTAACCTTCTTTGTGCAGCATTTTCTAGGTTTGGCGGGCATGCCTCGCAGAATTCCTGATTATGCGATACAGTTTGCTGATTTTAATATGATTTCGAGTATTGGTGCGTTTGGGTTTGGCTTAACTCAGCTTCTTTTCCTCTACATTATGATTAAATGCATTCGTAGTAAAGAAAAAGCCCCGGAAATGCCATGGGACGGCGCAACAACGCTGGAGTGGACTGCATTGCCTACCCCTGCTCCATATCATAGTTTTGAGACTCCCCCTGTCGTTAAATAGACGGAAAGAGAGAAACGTATGTCACATGATGATACAGATTTGAAGCGAAAAAAGGTTAGAACAGCAATCTATCTGTTCATAACGGTTGTTGTAACTTATTTGGTGGTTATTTTAAAGCAATGGTAAATAGTAAATCGAAGGCGAATGTCACGATGTTGAAAAAGTTGTTGATTTTCACATTGGTTATGTTTGGGTTTGGTTTTGCGCTCGTACCATTTTACGAGAAGTTTTGTGAAGTGACCGGAATTAATAATTTACTTCAGGCGGACATACCGGGGAAGGAAACCCAGGTGGATACCAGTCGCTGGTTAACGGTTGAATTTGATGCCAATGTGAGAGGTCTTCCTTGGCAGTTCAAACCATTACAATCCAGTATGCGTATTCATCCGGGTGAGCCGGTAGATGTGATGTATGAAATCAAAAACACCTCAAATCGAGAGATTAATGGGCAAGCGATACCCAGCTATAGCCCGCAATTGCTAGAGAGACATCTGAGGAAATTTGAGTGTTTTTGCTTCACAAAGCAAACGCTCAAACCAAATGAAACCAGACAAATGCCTGTGCAATTTATTATTGAGCCAGGTTTGCCGGCTGATATGCATACAGTAACGATTTCGTATACCTTTTTTGAGCTACCTGGTAGCAGTAATGCTATGAATAATAATTAAGGAGACGGTTTTGAATAAATATACTGAGAAACAGCAATCAACTGGAACGGTGTTTCAAATAGCTAAAGCAGTCATGTGGGGGTTTATGGGAATACGCAGAAAGAGTGATCTTGAATTTGATGCCGAAACACTCAGGCCTGTACAGGTGATCATCGGTGGTCTGATAGGGGGAGCTCTTTTTGTAACGGGTGTATTGCTTCTGGTTAAGTTGGTTGTAAGTTAAAAATTGAATAAATCATATGTAGGAGGATGAGAATGAGTCAGGAATCTGGTCACTATTACGTACCGTCTCCGTCGGGATGGCCTATCGTTGGATCTACAGCAATATTTTTTATGGGATTCGGCGCAGCACTAACTATGAATAAGATGGAGCTTGGCTATGGGTTGTTAGCCTTCGGCTTTGCCATTCTTATTTATATGCTCTTTGGTTGGTTTGGTGTGGTAGCACGCGAAAGCGAAAGCGGGAAATATAGTGGCGGTGTCGATAAATCATTTCGCTGGGGCATGAGTTGGTTTATTTTTTCTGAGGTCATGTTTTTTGCTTCATTTTTTGGCGCGCTGTTTTATATGCGTGTGCTATCAGTGCCTTGGCTTGCAGAAGAAAGTCAAATGCTTGGTCCAATCTGGTCTGCCTATGAAGGTGGGTGGCCTACATCGGGACCTGGCAAAACTGATCCATTTACTCCAATGGGTGCATGGGGTCTGCCAGCCATCAACACTTTATTGTTGCTTACTTCGGGCGTGACTTGTACGTTGGCGCATTGGGCGTTAAAAGAAAATAGACGCGGTGCGTTGAAGATGTGGTTGTTGGCAACCATATTCTTGGGCGTGTTATTTCTATGCTTGCAAGGATATGAATATGTGCATGCATACAATGATCTTAATCTTAAAATGACGTCAGGCGCATACGGATCTTCATTTTTTATGCTGACGGGTTTTCATGGATTCCATGTAACACTAGGCACGATCATGCTGATAGTAATATTTTTCCGTTCAGCTGCGGGACATTTTACACCTGAAAATCATTTTGGATTTGAGGGCGTTGCATGGTACTGGCACTTTGTTGACGTTGTCTGGCTCGGATTATTTATATTTGTATATTTATTATAAATAACCTGTAGCACTGATTCTGAAAACGTGAATTCCGGCTTTTATATATCATTTTTAATTTATGACAGCTGTTTTATAAAAGCTTGGAATTCTCTGATGGCATGTAGTAAACAAGGCAATAATAAGATCTGAGTGTTCTCCATCAATTAATAAACTGATTGTTTCGCACTGACACGATATTATCGTGAATAGACAGAAAGATAATATGTAAATACTATGTGTAAAAAACAATGACTATACTGGGATACAGCATTAAGCCAAAGTTATGGTCGGTTATTGTTACCATGATATTTTTTGTCTTGTTTATTCAGCTTGGGAATTGGCAGTTATCTCGTGCTGACGAGAAAAAAATGCGGCAAGAGCAATTGGATCAGTTGTCTAAGGAACCGATAGTTACACTTCCTGACTCACTCGTCAAACTAAAGGATTTTCAATACCGTATGGTAGAGGTGCGTGGCGAATACGTTCCAAAGCATACAATTTTGCTAGACAATAAAACGTTTAAAGGGATAGCTGGTTATCATGTGCTTACTCCAATTAGACTAGTTGATAGCTCCACACATGTATTGATTAATAGAGGTTGGATAGCTACAGGCCCAGATCGAACCCGGCTGCCTGAATTGCCTGTGATGGAGGGAGAAGTCACTGTTACAGGGATTGTTGTTTCCCCAATACAAAGAATGTTGCAGCTATCTGAGCCGGTTGGAAGGAATGTAGTATGGGGAAATTTTGATTTAAAGCGGTACGAAGAAATTACTGGACTTGTTTTGCAACCAGTTTTGGTGTTGCAGAAAAATGAGTCAGAAGATGGTTTAGTTCGTCAATGGGAAAGACCAGGTTCAGGATCTGATAGAAATTTAGGTTATGCGATCCAATGGTTTTCTTTGGCGGGGACAATAATCGTTATTTTTTTGGTGTTGAATGTCAAACGAAGTCGTTCAGAAAACAAACAGACGTAAGTTATTAATATTGATATTGTTAATGTGTGCGCCTGTCGTGGTTTCATACCTATTGTATTTTTTTGAATTTCGGCCAGGAAGTATTAATTATGGAGAGCTGATAGCGGTTAATAAATTATCAGGCTCAGGTGTTAATCAGAAAGATAATACGATATTTAGAATGCGTGATCTGCGTGGTAAATGGATAATGATGACAGTGGATTCAGGAAATTGTGATGAGGCTTGTCAAACGAAACTTTACCACATGCGTCAGGTTCGCCTGGTTCAGAATAAGGAGAAGCATCGTGTTGAACGACTTTGGCTCATCGATGACGATATTTCTCCTGAGACGGAATTAGCTGAAAAATATGAAGGCACATTTTTTGTTAACACAAAAGATAGTGATCTGCTTGATGCCATTCCACCGAGAGAGTTACAAAGAAAATATATTTATCTGATTGACCCATTGGGAAATTTAATGATGCGTTATCCTGAAGGTGCCGATCCGACAAAAATGGGCAAGGATATTAAGCGACTGCTACATGTATCGCAACTAGAACATTGAAGCTTTTTAGCAAAGTTTTTATACAGCTGGAAATGAGTAGTCAGGGTTTGTACAGTGTAATTTTATAAGATTGTACAAAATGGATATTAGGAAATTTTAGTATCCTGATTAAGGCATAAAAGAGAATAGTTAGTCACGTTCTATTACATGATGAATTGAGCATTCGATTCGTAATAAAATTGGAGATGAGTGAAATGGCAACGAGTATAGCATGGCAGACGACGGCATCGCGGATACAGCAATTCTATCGGTTGACGAAACCACGGGTTGTGTCACTGATTGTGTTTACGGCATTTATCGGTATGTTTCTTGCTGTTCCGGGTGCAGTTCCGTTAGATGCGTTAATATTCGGTACATTAGGGATTGCTTTAGTGGCAGGTGCAGCAGCTGCCTTGAATTGCTTAGTGGAATATAAATTTGATGCTGTTATGGCGCGTACACGTGGTAGACCGTTACCACAGGGACAAGTCAGCACACTAGAAACGTTGTTTTTCTTAGGTTTGGTTGGCGGTTCAGGCTTGTTTATACTTCACCAATGGGTGAATCCACTAACCATGTGGCTGACACTGGCAACGTTTGTTGGCTATGCGATCATTTATACCATTATTCTAAAACCCTTAACACCTCAGAATATTGTCATTGGTGGCGCATCAGGTGCCATGCCTCCCGTATTGGGCTGGACAGCGGTTACAGGTGAGATCACAGCCGATGCTTTACTTCTGTTTTTGATAATCTTCGCATGGACCCCACCTCATTTCTGGGCGCTCGCACTTTATCGAAAGAAAGAGTATGCAGAGATTGGTATGCCGATGCTTCCGGTTACACACGGTGATCAATTTACGCGTTTACACGTTTTACTGTACACCGTAATATTATGTATTGTGACTGTACTACCATACATCACGCAAATGAGTGGCCTGATTTATTTAGCCAGCGCTGTAATTTTAGATGCTGTCTTTATGTACTATGCTATAGAAATTTATCGTAATTATAGCGATCAGTTGGCACGGAAGGCCTTCCGCTTTTCGATTTTATATTTAGCGTTACTATTTGTTGCATTATTAATTGATCATTATTTTTATTTCTAAGTAATGCGGTGGAATGCGATCAAGCGATTATGACCCTGTAAACAAGTTGCCGCATTCCACCATTCTTTCTACGGGCGAGAGCTTGCGGGGGTATTGAGCGATGGTATCCAAGTAGCAAACGCTACTCGGAATGTGGGCATACGGTAAATAAGATGTCTTTGAATGTGTACGAATGGACTTTTCCGGAATGCGAATCAATCCATGATCGAGATATCAACGCAGCACGTAATGTTTTGGCCGCTGGACTAGCAGTGTCAGCCCTTGGAGAAAATCCGTAAGTCTTATTTGTATTTAGGTGCGCCGGGTTGGATTCGTTGAATTGGGGATTCTCTTCGTAAACGAGGGGGAGCGGTCAAGGAAATAATTTTCCGGGATTCAGGATGTTATTGGGATCAAATAATCGCTTAATCTGTTTCATTAGATTCAATGTAACAGGGTCAATTTCTTTATTGATATAAGCCCGCTTTTCACTACCAATTCCGTGTTCGCCGGATAATGTGCCTTTCAGTTTTATCGTAAGATCAAAAATTTCGTTTAAACATTCTTCGGCTCTGCTTACTTCCCCCGGATCGTCTGGATTAATTAATAAATTGACGTGAATATTGCCATTGCCGGCATGACCAAAGTTAACATTAGCGAGTTGATATCGATCACTTAGTTGAGTGAGCCCATCCAATAATTCCGGAAGCGAGTTAATGGGGACAACGATATCTTCATTTATTTTTTTTGGTGCAATGTCGCGAAGCAGCGGTGATAAAGCCTTGCGTGTTTTCCACAGATGAGCTGTGTCACGCGTGTTCTCTACCTGTAACAGCCCATCCGTATGGCACGCGTCCATTACTGTAGTAATGAGATTCGGAATATCATAGGATGAGCCATCAACCTCGATCATAAGCATGGCACGGGAATGTGCGGGTAACATGTTAGGAAAGCGCCCTCGTATCAGTGCTAACGAACCGGCATCCATAAATTCAAGTGCGCTGGGAATTTGAGATAGTGACATGATTTTAACGATTGCGGCAGCACAGCTTGCGATATCACGATAATGGGCCGTAATACCGGCAATAGCATCAGGCAGCGAGGTTAATTTGAGAGTAGCTTCTGTAATGACCGCAAGTGTTCCCTCTGACCCAATGAGCAAGCGAGTCAGATCATAACCGACGACACCTTTAGTCGTATAACAACCCGTTTTGATAATATCGCCTGCTCCTGTGACGGCTTTTAACCCCAATACATGATCACGCGTTGTGCCATATTTGACAGCGTGAGGACCACCTGCTGAAGTGGCGATATTGCCACCGAGACTACAATACATCGCACTGGAGGGATCTGGCGGCCAAAAAAAACCATGTGGCTTGGCTGCATCCTGAATAGATTGATTTGTTACGCCCGGTTCAGCGACAATGACACGGTTGGCCGGATCAACCGTGATAATATTCAACATCCGCTCAAGCGATAATGCGATACCGCCCAGCTCAGGTAAACTTCCCCCAGCTGTGCCTGTCCCTCGACCTCGTGGAATAAGTGGGATGTTGTGTTGATTACAGAGCAATATTGCTGTTTGTATTTCGGCGGAGGTCAATGGGAAAATAACAGCGTCAGGTGGATAGATTTTCCGACTGTTGTCATAGGCATATGTATAGCAGTCAACCGGATCAATATACAGCCGATCGGTAGGAAATACTGCTTGAAGAGATGAGAGAAGTTTGGATGGCAGCATCTTGGTTGGAAGGTTAATAAATAATAAGAATAATGAAAGCAACCGGTGATTGATATTAAATCGTGTTCAGTATTAATTTAAATATTCAAATACTTTAACGACTTTAAGTACACCTGTTGTGGAGCTGGCGATTTCTGCGGCACTTTCGGCTTCCTGTCGTTTAACTCTTCCGAGTAAATAAACGGTCTGATTTTCAGTGACTACTTTTATATGGTTAATCTGAAACTTCTGAGCGCTTAGGAATCGGGCCTTAATCTTGGATGTGATCAAAGCATCATTACTGCGCGAAGCTAATGAGCTTTTACTGGAAATGCTAATCTCATTAACAATATTGCGTACATTTTCGATGCTCATTACTAATTTCTCTGCCTGCTGTTTCATTGTTTCATTGGGCACTTCTCCCGTTAACAATACTATACGATTAAAACTAGTGACATTAATATGGACGCTATCTCCTAGTTGTTGATTAATGCGTCGGGCACTCTTTAATTCAATAGATTCGTCTTCTATAAATATGCCACCGCTACGC
This genomic window from Nitrosomonas cryotolerans ATCC 49181 contains:
- the ctaD gene encoding cytochrome c oxidase subunit I produces the protein MAAVHGDVHGHGHDDHHPGGIMRWVTTTNHKDIGTMYLWFSFTMFLIGGFLAMGIRAELFQPGIQILEPELFNQFTTLHGLIMVFGAIMPAFVGFANWQVPLMIGAPDMAFARMNNWSFWLLPVAASLLLTSFLVPGGAAAGGWTFYPPLSAQGGLGVDMMIFAIHILGASSIMGSINIITTILNMRAPGMTLMKMPMFVWTWLITAYLLVLVMPVLAGAVTMLLTDRHFGTSFFNAAGGGDPVLFQHVFWFFGHPEVYIMILPAFGIVSEIIPTFSRKPLFGYSSMVYATASIAILSCFVWAHHMFTAGMPAVGQLFFMYATMLIAVPTGVKVFNWTATMWRGSMTFETPMLFSIGFVFLFVIGGFSGVICAIVPIDIQVQDTYYVIAHFHYVLVSGALFALFAGAYYWIPKWTGHMYDETLGKWHFWLSMFFFNLTFFVQHFLGLAGMPRRIPDYAIQFADFNMISSIGAFGFGLTQLLFLYIMIKCIRSKEKAPEMPWDGATTLEWTALPTPAPYHSFETPPVVK
- a CDS encoding cytochrome c oxidase assembly protein — encoded protein: MVNSKSKANVTMLKKLLIFTLVMFGFGFALVPFYEKFCEVTGINNLLQADIPGKETQVDTSRWLTVEFDANVRGLPWQFKPLQSSMRIHPGEPVDVMYEIKNTSNREINGQAIPSYSPQLLERHLRKFECFCFTKQTLKPNETRQMPVQFIIEPGLPADMHTVTISYTFFELPGSSNAMNNN
- a CDS encoding DUF2970 domain-containing protein, which encodes MNKYTEKQQSTGTVFQIAKAVMWGFMGIRRKSDLEFDAETLRPVQVIIGGLIGGALFVTGVLLLVKLVVS
- a CDS encoding cytochrome c oxidase subunit 3, whose product is MSQESGHYYVPSPSGWPIVGSTAIFFMGFGAALTMNKMELGYGLLAFGFAILIYMLFGWFGVVARESESGKYSGGVDKSFRWGMSWFIFSEVMFFASFFGALFYMRVLSVPWLAEESQMLGPIWSAYEGGWPTSGPGKTDPFTPMGAWGLPAINTLLLLTSGVTCTLAHWALKENRRGALKMWLLATIFLGVLFLCLQGYEYVHAYNDLNLKMTSGAYGSSFFMLTGFHGFHVTLGTIMLIVIFFRSAAGHFTPENHFGFEGVAWYWHFVDVVWLGLFIFVYLL
- a CDS encoding SURF1 family protein, yielding MTILGYSIKPKLWSVIVTMIFFVLFIQLGNWQLSRADEKKMRQEQLDQLSKEPIVTLPDSLVKLKDFQYRMVEVRGEYVPKHTILLDNKTFKGIAGYHVLTPIRLVDSSTHVLINRGWIATGPDRTRLPELPVMEGEVTVTGIVVSPIQRMLQLSEPVGRNVVWGNFDLKRYEEITGLVLQPVLVLQKNESEDGLVRQWERPGSGSDRNLGYAIQWFSLAGTIIVIFLVLNVKRSRSENKQT
- a CDS encoding SCO family protein, whose amino-acid sequence is MSNEVVQKTNRRKLLILILLMCAPVVVSYLLYFFEFRPGSINYGELIAVNKLSGSGVNQKDNTIFRMRDLRGKWIMMTVDSGNCDEACQTKLYHMRQVRLVQNKEKHRVERLWLIDDDISPETELAEKYEGTFFVNTKDSDLLDAIPPRELQRKYIYLIDPLGNLMMRYPEGADPTKMGKDIKRLLHVSQLEH
- the cyoE gene encoding heme o synthase, which gives rise to MATSIAWQTTASRIQQFYRLTKPRVVSLIVFTAFIGMFLAVPGAVPLDALIFGTLGIALVAGAAAALNCLVEYKFDAVMARTRGRPLPQGQVSTLETLFFLGLVGGSGLFILHQWVNPLTMWLTLATFVGYAIIYTIILKPLTPQNIVIGGASGAMPPVLGWTAVTGEITADALLLFLIIFAWTPPHFWALALYRKKEYAEIGMPMLPVTHGDQFTRLHVLLYTVILCIVTVLPYITQMSGLIYLASAVILDAVFMYYAIEIYRNYSDQLARKAFRFSILYLALLFVALLIDHYFYF
- a CDS encoding zinc ribbon domain-containing protein, coding for MERWYPSSKRYSECGHTVNKMSLNVYEWTFPECESIHDRDINAARNVLAAGLAVSALGENP
- a CDS encoding FAD-binding oxidoreductase — translated: MLPSKLLSSLQAVFPTDRLYIDPVDCYTYAYDNSRKIYPPDAVIFPLTSAEIQTAILLCNQHNIPLIPRGRGTGTAGGSLPELGGIALSLERMLNIITVDPANRVIVAEPGVTNQSIQDAAKPHGFFWPPDPSSAMYCSLGGNIATSAGGPHAVKYGTTRDHVLGLKAVTGAGDIIKTGCYTTKGVVGYDLTRLLIGSEGTLAVITEATLKLTSLPDAIAGITAHYRDIASCAAAIVKIMSLSQIPSALEFMDAGSLALIRGRFPNMLPAHSRAMLMIEVDGSSYDIPNLITTVMDACHTDGLLQVENTRDTAHLWKTRKALSPLLRDIAPKKINEDIVVPINSLPELLDGLTQLSDRYQLANVNFGHAGNGNIHVNLLINPDDPGEVSRAEECLNEIFDLTIKLKGTLSGEHGIGSEKRAYINKEIDPVTLNLMKQIKRLFDPNNILNPGKLFP
- a CDS encoding BON domain-containing protein, translated to MKNLNINYLFLTVLFSPALIGCVPLVAIGVGVGASTGAVISEDRRSGGIFIEDESIELKSARRINQQLGDSVHINVTSFNRIVLLTGEVPNETMKQQAEKLVMSIENVRNIVNEISISSKSSLASRSNDALITSKIKARFLSAQKFQINHIKVVTENQTVYLLGRVKRQEAESAAEIASSTTGVLKVVKVFEYLN